One part of the Augochlora pura isolate Apur16 chromosome 3, APUR_v2.2.1, whole genome shotgun sequence genome encodes these proteins:
- the LOC144467759 gene encoding uncharacterized protein LOC144467759, producing MGNFDSKNKEKIHSTPYETRRVQSVQSVERVERDERVGRVETVGRVETVGRIKTVPIIPPQPFFTPEEFFNNWSLWKNSFLKYKASMPRNSQVDWTNILFNAMGPIGQEIYSTIKSSCGNEELDVVFKKLDEHAIFAKKRRLPRENIYEYIRDLENIVQHKNLENGQEIIKQRILSEIEESEFTIVAKKFMPDFVFASDFNKLTLKEIAFLWNFYRTQGNCKDCGNQHETNVCPAIGQQCEKCCQFNHYNRRCPLSFKFDCGYCGGNHFIKKCPAYNIICSKCQKPNHFSWKCRGQIRQCRYCGLSHNANRSLCPANKTLCTSCNMKGHFNHLCPRIRKSHRN from the exons ATGG GCAATTTCGATAGTAAGAACAAAGAGAAGATTCATTCCACACCTTATGAAACTCGCCGTGTTCAAAGTGTTCAAAGTGTTGAAAGAGTTGAAAGAGATGAAAGAGTTGGAAGAGTTGAAACAGTTGGAAGAGTTGAAACAGTTGGAAGAATTAAAACAGTTCCTATTATTCCACCTCAGCCATTTTTCACACcagaagaatttttcaataattggtCCCTATGGAAGAACAGTTTCCTAAAGTATAAAGCATCGATGCCAAGAAATAGTCAAGTAGATTGGACAAACATTCTTTTCAATGCAATGGGTCCTATCGGGCAAGAAATTTACAGCACAATCAAATCTTCATGTGGAAATGAGGAACTGGATGtggtatttaaaaaactggATGAGCACGctatatttgcaaaaaaaagAAGGCTGCCCcgtgaaaatatttacgaatacATTCGTGATCTGGAG AATATTGTGCAGCATAAGAACCTTGAAAACGgacaagaaattattaaacaaagaatTTTGAGTGAAATTGAGGAATCTGAATTTACCATTGTTGCCAAAAAGTTTATGCCTGACTTTGTGTTCGCATCtgattttaacaaattaacgcTGAAAGAAATCGCATTTCTTTGGAATTTCTATAGAACGCAGGGAAATTGCAAAGATTGTGGGAATCAACATGAGACAAATGTATGTCCTGCAATTGGCCAGCAATGTGAAAAGTGTTGTCAATTCAATCATTATAACAGAAGATGTCCATTATCTTTCAAATTTGACTGTGGATATTGTGGAGGCAACcactttattaaaaaatgtcctgcttataatattatttgttccaAATGTCAAAAACCAAACCATTTTTCATGGAAATGTCGTGGTCAAATACGCCAGTGCCGCTACTGTGGTTTGTCCCATAATGCAAATAGATCATTGTGCCCAGCAAATAAGACATTATGCACATCTTGTAATATGAAAGGACATTTCAACCATCTATGCCCTAGAATACGTAAATCTCATAGAAACTAA
- the LOC144467760 gene encoding uncharacterized protein LOC144467760 yields MDSRDMWFNPEKESDSQKWLVSLGERNNLLNSDIPYIPMFVENINEHCSHNDFEEKRIKTIQTIGEIVATTRDCARIKTLTPGNESEFPISFDELDDTDIYVKDDNFYRPIWEKYRTFKIYGTLKYKGTEYMIEITHLVPIKDPIGSYNILGLLSLVAPKEYRYYTSTREQDEMLEKDWEEISNEIDQISSDED; encoded by the exons ATGGATTCGCGTGACATGTGGTTTAATCCCGAAAAAGAGAGCGACTCTCAAAAGTGGTTAGTCTCTTTGGGAGAGCGCAATAATCTCTTAAATTCTGATATTCCTTATATACCAATGTTTGTGGAAAATATCAACGAGCATTGTTCCCACAATGATTTCGAAGAAAAGCGAATCAAGACGATCCAAACTATTGGAGAAATCGTCGCGACAACGAGGGACTGTGCTCGTATTAAAACGTTAACACCCGGAAATGAATCAGAGTTTCCAATTTCGTTCGACGAATTGGACGACACTGATATATACGTTAAGgacgataatttttatcgcCCAATTTGG gaaaaatatagaacattcaaaatatatggcacattaaaatataagggCACAGAGTACATGATAGAAATAACCCATCTGGTACCAATAAAAGACCCTATTGGTAGTTACAATATATTGGGTCTATTAAGTCTAGTGGCACCGAAAGAATATCGATA TTATACAAGTACTCGAGAACAAGATGAAATGTTGGAGAAGGATTGGGAGGAAATAAGCAACGAAATAGACCAGATATCGAGTGATGAGGATtag